One Ailuropoda melanoleuca isolate Jingjing chromosome 14, ASM200744v2, whole genome shotgun sequence DNA segment encodes these proteins:
- the PRELID3A gene encoding PRELI domain containing protein 3A isoform X1 encodes MKIWSSEHVFGHPWDTVIKAAMRKYPNPMNPCVVGVDVLERSVDSRGRLHSHRLLSTEWGLPGFVKAILGTSRTLTYIKEHSVVDPVEKKMELCSTNITLTNLVSVNERLVYTPHPEDPELTVLTQEAIITVKGISLGSYLESLMANTISSNARKMPHPKNQRRKKERTKEKKEGRRKGRKKEEISEP; translated from the exons ATGAAGATCTGGAGCTCGGAGCACGTGTTCGG CCACCCATGGGACACCGTCATCAAAGCTGCCATGAGGAAGTACCCAAATCCAATGAACCCCTGTGTCGTGGGAGTCGACGTGCTGGAGCGCAGTGTGGACAGCCGCGGCCGGCTTCACAGCCACCGCCTCCTCAGCACCGAGTGGGGCCTGCCCGGCTTCGTGAAAGCG attttgggGACCAGTAGGACTTTGACATACATCAAAGAACATTCTGTTGTGGATccagtagaaaagaaaatggaactttGTTCCACCAAT ATCACACTCACCAACCTGGTGTCGGTGAACGAGAGGCTGGTGTACACACCGCACCCGGAGGACCCTGAACT GACTGTGCTCACGCAGGAAGCCATCATCACGGTGAAGGGGATCAGCCTCGGCAGCTATCTGGAGAGTCTGATGGCCAACACGATATCATCCAATGCCAGGAAG ATGCCTCacccaaaaaatcaaagaagaaagaaagaaagaacaaaagaaaaaaaggaaggaagaaggaaaggaagaaaaaaggaagaaataagcgAGCCTTGA
- the PRELID3A gene encoding PRELI domain containing protein 3A isoform X4 — MKIWSSEHVFGHPWDTVIKAAMRKYPNPMNPCVVGVDVLERSVDSRGRLHSHRLLSTEWGLPGFVKAILGTSRTLTYIKEHSVVDPVEKKMELCSTNITLTNLVSVNERLVYTPHPEDPELTVLTQEAIITVKGISLGSYLESLMANTISSNARKVSG; from the exons ATGAAGATCTGGAGCTCGGAGCACGTGTTCGG CCACCCATGGGACACCGTCATCAAAGCTGCCATGAGGAAGTACCCAAATCCAATGAACCCCTGTGTCGTGGGAGTCGACGTGCTGGAGCGCAGTGTGGACAGCCGCGGCCGGCTTCACAGCCACCGCCTCCTCAGCACCGAGTGGGGCCTGCCCGGCTTCGTGAAAGCG attttgggGACCAGTAGGACTTTGACATACATCAAAGAACATTCTGTTGTGGATccagtagaaaagaaaatggaactttGTTCCACCAAT ATCACACTCACCAACCTGGTGTCGGTGAACGAGAGGCTGGTGTACACACCGCACCCGGAGGACCCTGAACT GACTGTGCTCACGCAGGAAGCCATCATCACGGTGAAGGGGATCAGCCTCGGCAGCTATCTGGAGAGTCTGATGGCCAACACGATATCATCCAATGCCAGGAAG gtctcTGGCTGA
- the PRELID3A gene encoding PRELI domain containing protein 3A isoform X5, with translation MKIWSSEHVFGHPWDTVIKAAMRKYPNPMNPCVVGVDVLERSVDSRGRLHSHRLLSTEWGLPGFVKAITLTNLVSVNERLVYTPHPEDPELTVLTQEAIITVKGISLGSYLESLMANTISSNARKMPHPKNQRRKKERTKEKKEGRRKGRKKEEISEP, from the exons ATGAAGATCTGGAGCTCGGAGCACGTGTTCGG CCACCCATGGGACACCGTCATCAAAGCTGCCATGAGGAAGTACCCAAATCCAATGAACCCCTGTGTCGTGGGAGTCGACGTGCTGGAGCGCAGTGTGGACAGCCGCGGCCGGCTTCACAGCCACCGCCTCCTCAGCACCGAGTGGGGCCTGCCCGGCTTCGTGAAAGCG ATCACACTCACCAACCTGGTGTCGGTGAACGAGAGGCTGGTGTACACACCGCACCCGGAGGACCCTGAACT GACTGTGCTCACGCAGGAAGCCATCATCACGGTGAAGGGGATCAGCCTCGGCAGCTATCTGGAGAGTCTGATGGCCAACACGATATCATCCAATGCCAGGAAG ATGCCTCacccaaaaaatcaaagaagaaagaaagaaagaacaaaagaaaaaaaggaaggaagaaggaaaggaagaaaaaaggaagaaataagcgAGCCTTGA
- the PRELID3A gene encoding PRELI domain containing protein 3A isoform X3: MKIWSSEHVFGHPWDTVIKAAMRKYPNPMNPCVVGVDVLERSVDSRGRLHSHRLLSTEWGLPGFVKAILGTSRTLTYIKEHSVVDPVEKKMELCSTNITLTNLVSVNERLVYTPHPEDPELTVLTQEAIITVKGISLGSYLESLMANTISSNARKGWAAIEWIIENSERAVS; the protein is encoded by the exons ATGAAGATCTGGAGCTCGGAGCACGTGTTCGG CCACCCATGGGACACCGTCATCAAAGCTGCCATGAGGAAGTACCCAAATCCAATGAACCCCTGTGTCGTGGGAGTCGACGTGCTGGAGCGCAGTGTGGACAGCCGCGGCCGGCTTCACAGCCACCGCCTCCTCAGCACCGAGTGGGGCCTGCCCGGCTTCGTGAAAGCG attttgggGACCAGTAGGACTTTGACATACATCAAAGAACATTCTGTTGTGGATccagtagaaaagaaaatggaactttGTTCCACCAAT ATCACACTCACCAACCTGGTGTCGGTGAACGAGAGGCTGGTGTACACACCGCACCCGGAGGACCCTGAACT GACTGTGCTCACGCAGGAAGCCATCATCACGGTGAAGGGGATCAGCCTCGGCAGCTATCTGGAGAGTCTGATGGCCAACACGATATCATCCAATGCCAGGAAG GGGTGGGCTGCTATTGAGTGGATAATTGAGAATTCCGAGCGCGCTGTGAGCTAA